One Natrinema marinum genomic window carries:
- a CDS encoding efflux RND transporter permease subunit yields the protein MVRDVLDGCIDAVTSHNRLVIVVLLLMTAGMVVGMGNLDTSSQAGGGDVGETTAAQKATYIDEHYDDGSNRGENVSVAAVYVRDEGDNALSKATLIESLEYQRTVLKNESVSAALAGERGVTGVANVIATRAAGDLNATLEEQIAALESTDDDEVEALVAETLTAESGALSLLPRSYEPGTATAESRRMIFRFETDGAAESAGTPSDAQRALYEAAADHDEPSFFTLGEHAVGDLNQQMYSNTVTLVLPVALALILGILAFTYRDLVDVIVGMIGVVVSIVWMFGILGWLGVSAGITMIIGPVMIAGISIDFGFHVFMRYREQRGDGEGIRPPMTRSVRSVAVALALVTVTTAIGFLSNVVNPVTSIRNMAIGITLGVISAFVIFVTLVPALKISIDGLCERVGLDRHKEPLGHGRYLRRALGGSVGLAKRAAPVVIVVALVAGTAGAAAWPALEQESFQQRTEPVADWKTDLPGPMAWEESAFIENRLYVTEQYQSSDDETGRSQILIEDDVTAPGTLEQVNNGVERAHETGVAFDQQGVESVVSPLSVMEAAAAENESFAATFEGADANGDGVPDRDLESVYDRLFAVAPDEAGKVIERTDEGEYRSLRLLVTVDRSETADERADGMQEAAAAIENGDADLTATAAGPAAVMQAELAEVTEGILYVLALALGVIAVSLIGIYRLTEGSASLGAVTVVPIVLVAGLVIGSMFLLDVPLTLLTALLMSLVVGLGIDYNIHVSDRFAQELERRGSAYEALEAAVIGTGGALLGSTLTSAAAFLALLLHPHPQIESLGLLVVLALVTSFLVSVLVLPSMLALWARYADVSRVADGAEPAATAAGDD from the coding sequence ATGGTACGAGACGTACTCGACGGGTGTATCGACGCGGTCACGAGCCACAATCGGCTCGTGATCGTCGTTTTGTTGCTCATGACCGCCGGGATGGTCGTCGGGATGGGGAATCTCGACACGTCCAGTCAGGCGGGCGGCGGCGACGTCGGCGAGACGACGGCCGCACAGAAGGCGACGTACATCGACGAACACTACGACGACGGGAGCAATCGGGGAGAGAACGTCTCGGTCGCGGCCGTCTACGTTCGAGACGAAGGCGACAACGCGCTCTCGAAGGCGACCTTGATCGAGTCCCTCGAGTACCAGCGGACGGTGCTGAAAAACGAGTCGGTGTCGGCGGCGCTCGCTGGCGAGCGGGGCGTCACCGGCGTCGCGAACGTGATCGCGACGCGAGCGGCGGGCGACCTGAACGCGACGCTCGAGGAACAGATCGCAGCCCTCGAGTCGACCGACGACGACGAGGTCGAAGCGCTCGTCGCGGAGACGCTGACCGCGGAGTCGGGCGCGCTCTCGCTGTTGCCCCGCAGCTACGAACCGGGAACCGCGACGGCTGAGAGTCGTCGGATGATCTTCCGTTTCGAAACGGATGGGGCGGCCGAGTCGGCTGGGACGCCAAGCGACGCACAGCGGGCACTCTACGAGGCGGCCGCCGACCACGACGAGCCATCCTTCTTCACTCTCGGCGAGCACGCGGTCGGCGACCTCAACCAGCAGATGTACTCGAACACGGTGACGCTCGTCCTGCCGGTCGCGCTGGCGCTCATCCTCGGCATTCTCGCATTCACCTACCGCGATCTCGTCGACGTCATCGTCGGGATGATCGGCGTCGTCGTCTCGATCGTCTGGATGTTCGGCATCTTGGGCTGGTTAGGCGTCTCGGCAGGAATCACGATGATCATCGGGCCGGTGATGATCGCCGGCATCAGCATCGACTTCGGGTTCCACGTCTTCATGCGCTATCGCGAACAGCGTGGAGACGGCGAGGGGATCCGCCCGCCGATGACGCGGTCGGTCCGGTCGGTCGCCGTCGCGCTCGCACTGGTCACGGTGACGACGGCGATCGGCTTCCTCTCGAACGTCGTCAACCCGGTGACCTCGATCCGGAACATGGCGATCGGGATCACGCTCGGCGTCATCTCGGCATTCGTCATCTTCGTCACGCTCGTCCCCGCGCTGAAGATCAGCATCGACGGCCTCTGCGAGCGCGTCGGCCTCGATCGGCACAAGGAACCGCTCGGTCACGGCCGCTACCTGCGGCGCGCGCTCGGCGGCAGCGTCGGCCTCGCCAAGCGGGCCGCGCCCGTCGTCATCGTCGTCGCGCTCGTCGCTGGAACAGCCGGGGCGGCAGCGTGGCCCGCACTGGAGCAAGAGAGCTTCCAACAGCGGACCGAACCCGTCGCCGACTGGAAGACGGACCTGCCCGGCCCCATGGCCTGGGAAGAGTCGGCGTTCATCGAGAACCGGCTGTACGTCACGGAGCAATACCAGTCGAGCGACGACGAGACGGGCCGCTCCCAAATACTGATCGAGGACGACGTGACGGCTCCCGGAACCCTCGAGCAGGTCAACAACGGGGTCGAACGGGCCCACGAGACGGGAGTGGCGTTTGACCAGCAGGGTGTCGAGTCGGTGGTGTCGCCACTGTCGGTCATGGAGGCCGCCGCCGCGGAAAACGAGTCGTTCGCCGCGACCTTCGAGGGGGCTGACGCGAACGGTGACGGGGTTCCGGACCGTGACCTCGAGTCGGTCTACGACCGCCTCTTCGCGGTCGCACCCGACGAGGCGGGGAAGGTGATCGAACGGACGGACGAGGGCGAGTACCGATCCCTCCGGCTGCTCGTCACCGTCGACCGAAGCGAGACGGCCGACGAGCGTGCCGACGGGATGCAGGAGGCAGCCGCCGCGATCGAGAACGGCGACGCGGACCTGACCGCGACCGCGGCCGGTCCCGCTGCTGTCATGCAGGCCGAACTGGCCGAAGTGACGGAGGGAATCCTCTACGTATTGGCCCTCGCGCTGGGTGTGATCGCCGTCAGCTTAATCGGCATCTATCGACTGACCGAGGGCAGCGCGAGCCTCGGGGCCGTGACCGTCGTTCCCATCGTCCTCGTCGCCGGGCTCGTCATCGGGAGCATGTTCCTGCTCGACGTGCCCTTGACCCTGCTCACCGCGCTCCTGATGAGTCTCGTCGTCGGACTCGGAATCGACTACAACATCCACGTCAGCGATCGCTTCGCGCAGGAACTCGAGCGCCGCGGGAGCGCCTACGAGGCGCTCGAAGCGGCCGTCATCGGGACCGGCGGCGCGTTGCTCGGCAGCACGCTCACCTCCGCAGCGGCGTTCCTGGCGCTGCTGTTGCACCCGCATCCGCAGATCGAGAGCCTCGGATTGCTAGTCGTGCTCGCGCTCGTCACCTCGTTCCTCGTAAGCGTACTCGTCCTCCCGAGCATGCTCGCGCTCTGGGCGCGGTACGCCGACGTCAGCCGCGTCGCGGACGGGGCGGAGCCGGCGGCGACGGCCGCGGGCGATGACTGA
- a CDS encoding GTP-dependent dephospho-CoA kinase family protein — MTRDDNDDDRVDPDEQLLVLPDDLRHELKEPLGPIETDADRLLEAVDGPLIAVGDVVTYHLLQAGRQPDVALVDGRTKRTAVDEEIRETVTDGASIEVKNPPAELGAPVVRALRRALAADEPTTILVDGEEDLVALPAIVAAPDGASVVYGQPDEGMVHVEITDDHRAEMRELLERFEGDTERFWTLLEGSSED; from the coding sequence GTGACTCGCGACGACAACGACGACGACCGCGTCGACCCCGACGAGCAGCTACTGGTCCTTCCCGACGACCTCCGTCACGAACTCAAAGAGCCACTCGGCCCGATCGAAACCGACGCCGACCGGCTCCTCGAGGCCGTCGACGGCCCGCTGATCGCCGTCGGCGACGTCGTCACCTACCACCTGCTGCAGGCGGGGCGCCAGCCCGACGTGGCGCTGGTCGACGGTCGGACCAAGCGGACGGCAGTCGACGAGGAGATCCGCGAGACGGTCACCGACGGCGCGAGCATCGAGGTGAAGAACCCGCCCGCCGAACTCGGCGCGCCCGTCGTCCGGGCGCTCCGACGTGCGCTCGCGGCCGACGAGCCGACCACGATTCTCGTCGACGGCGAAGAGGACCTGGTCGCGCTGCCCGCCATCGTCGCCGCACCCGACGGCGCAAGCGTCGTCTACGGCCAACCCGACGAGGGGATGGTCCACGTCGAGATCACCGACGACCACCGCGCGGAGATGCGCGAGTTGCTCGAGCGCTTCGAGGGCGACACCGAGCGCTTTTGGACCCTGCTCGAGGGCTCGAGCGAGGACTGA
- the spt4 gene encoding transcription elongation factor subunit Spt4, producing the protein MAADRLVCRECHRVNEPDNETCEACNSSSLTEDWAGYVIIAHPEESQIATEMQITEPGAYALKVR; encoded by the coding sequence ATGGCAGCAGACCGCCTCGTCTGTCGCGAGTGTCACCGGGTCAACGAACCCGACAACGAGACCTGTGAGGCCTGCAACTCCTCGTCGCTGACCGAGGACTGGGCGGGATACGTCATCATCGCCCACCCCGAAGAGAGTCAGATCGCGACGGAGATGCAGATCACCGAACCGGGCGCGTACGCCCTGAAGGTCCGCTGA
- a CDS encoding DNA-directed RNA polymerase — translation MYKRVRLKDTVEVPPEELGDVSPDRVKRLLQDKLEGRMDEEVGSVVSVTEVHDIGEGTVLPNRPGVYYEAEFDAVTFDPQMQEVVDGTVVEVVEFGAFVGIGPVDGLLHVSQISDEYLAFDGENQRLASNESARSLGVDDAVRARIVTKSIDERNPRDSKIGLTAKQPGLGKHGWLEEEREKREATAGE, via the coding sequence ATGTACAAACGGGTCAGATTGAAGGATACAGTGGAAGTACCGCCGGAAGAACTCGGCGACGTCTCGCCGGACCGAGTCAAGCGACTGCTCCAGGACAAACTCGAGGGGCGGATGGACGAGGAGGTCGGCAGCGTCGTCTCCGTCACCGAAGTCCACGACATCGGCGAGGGGACGGTGTTGCCCAACCGGCCGGGCGTCTACTACGAGGCCGAGTTCGACGCCGTCACCTTCGATCCGCAGATGCAGGAGGTCGTCGACGGCACCGTCGTCGAGGTCGTCGAGTTCGGGGCCTTCGTCGGCATCGGCCCCGTCGACGGACTGCTCCACGTCTCCCAGATCAGCGACGAGTATCTGGCGTTCGACGGCGAGAACCAGCGTCTCGCCTCGAACGAGTCCGCCCGTTCGCTCGGCGTCGACGACGCCGTTCGGGCTCGTATCGTCACCAAGAGCATCGACGAGCGCAATCCCCGCGACTCCAAGATCGGGCTCACCGCGAAACAGCCCGGCCTCGGCAAGCACGGCTGGCTCGAGGAAGAACGCGAGAAGCGCGAAGCGACCGCAGGTGAATAA
- a CDS encoding PIN domain-containing protein has product MAARTRVALDTSALMMPVELDVRLFDELERLLDDYEPTIPQAVLEELRRLSEKGGEEGTAANVGHDLATERCLAVDTEASYADDALVELAREGAVDYVVTNDRPLRDRVLEASIPVIALRGRNKLAITQP; this is encoded by the coding sequence ATGGCAGCGCGGACGCGAGTCGCCCTCGACACGAGCGCGCTCATGATGCCCGTCGAACTCGACGTGCGGCTGTTCGACGAACTCGAGCGCCTCTTAGACGACTACGAGCCGACGATTCCCCAGGCCGTCTTAGAGGAACTCAGACGGCTCTCCGAGAAGGGCGGCGAGGAGGGGACGGCCGCGAACGTCGGTCACGATCTGGCGACCGAGCGCTGTCTCGCCGTCGACACGGAGGCATCGTACGCCGACGACGCGCTGGTCGAACTCGCCCGCGAGGGCGCGGTCGACTACGTCGTCACGAACGACCGCCCGCTGCGCGACCGGGTACTCGAGGCGAGTATACCGGTAATTGCATTACGCGGGAGAAACAAGTTAGCGATCACTCAACCATAG
- a CDS encoding translation initiation factor IF-2 subunit gamma, translated as MAGNRQPEVNIGLVGHVDHGKTTLVQALSGSWTDQHSEEMKRGISIRLGYADATFRYCEGLEEPDCYTVEEECADGSESEPLRTVSFVDAPGHETLMATMLSGASLMDGAVLVVSANEPVPQPQTEEHLMALDIIGIDNIVIAQNKVDLVDADTARNNYEQIKEFVSGTVAEDAPIVPVSAGQEVNLDLLIQAIEEEIPTPERDPEADPRMHVARSFDINKPGTTAENLAGGVLGGSLVRGELAVGDEIEIRPGREVEEGGRTEYVPIETTVRSLQAGGETVDTVTPGGLLGVGTGLDPSLTKGDALAGRMAGPPGTLPPTWNEFTMEVDLLERVVGAESGETVDEISTGEPLMMTVGTATTVGAVTSARSGECEVNLKRPVAADPGTKIAINRRIGARWRLIGLGTLTE; from the coding sequence ATGGCAGGAAATCGACAACCGGAGGTGAACATCGGGCTCGTCGGTCACGTCGACCACGGCAAGACGACGCTGGTGCAAGCCCTCAGCGGCTCGTGGACGGATCAGCACTCAGAAGAGATGAAACGCGGCATCTCGATCAGGCTCGGCTACGCCGACGCGACGTTCCGCTACTGCGAGGGCCTCGAGGAGCCCGACTGTTACACCGTCGAGGAGGAGTGTGCGGACGGCTCGGAAAGCGAGCCGCTCCGGACCGTCTCGTTCGTCGACGCCCCGGGTCACGAGACCCTGATGGCGACGATGCTCTCCGGCGCGTCCCTGATGGACGGCGCGGTGCTCGTGGTCAGCGCCAACGAGCCCGTCCCCCAGCCCCAGACCGAGGAGCACCTGATGGCGCTCGACATCATCGGCATCGACAACATCGTCATCGCCCAGAACAAGGTCGACCTCGTCGACGCCGACACCGCCCGGAACAACTACGAGCAGATCAAGGAGTTCGTCTCCGGCACGGTCGCCGAGGACGCACCGATCGTCCCCGTCTCCGCGGGCCAGGAGGTCAACCTCGACCTGCTCATTCAGGCCATCGAGGAGGAGATTCCGACCCCCGAGCGGGACCCCGAGGCCGATCCTCGGATGCACGTCGCCCGCAGTTTCGACATCAACAAACCCGGTACGACCGCCGAAAACCTCGCTGGGGGCGTCTTAGGCGGCAGTCTCGTCCGGGGCGAACTCGCGGTCGGCGACGAGATCGAGATCCGGCCCGGCCGCGAGGTCGAGGAGGGCGGCCGGACCGAGTACGTCCCCATCGAGACGACGGTTCGATCGCTGCAGGCCGGCGGCGAGACCGTCGACACCGTCACGCCCGGCGGCTTGCTCGGCGTCGGTACCGGGCTCGACCCGTCGCTCACCAAAGGCGACGCGCTGGCGGGCCGGATGGCGGGTCCGCCCGGCACGCTCCCGCCGACGTGGAACGAGTTCACGATGGAAGTCGACTTACTCGAGCGGGTCGTCGGCGCGGAAAGCGGCGAGACGGTCGACGAGATCTCCACCGGCGAACCCCTGATGATGACCGTCGGCACCGCGACCACCGTCGGAGCCGTCACCAGCGCCCGAAGCGGCGAGTGCGAGGTCAACCTCAAACGACCGGTCGCCGCCGATCCGGGCACGAAGATCGCGATCAACCGTCGCATCGGCGCGCGCTGGCGACTGATCGGCCTGGGAACGCTCACGGAATAG
- a CDS encoding DUF5787 family protein, whose amino-acid sequence MSEFAFELELCAALESRRAGIVARQLGASVADPGGRILDVVCVEPGPEFDDRVALASESIPDAAIESAVGTGRARYWKETFDCHAERARSAVERALEIGFFERDHGASADAGRDYVRQVARYPDWYGRIVGIENKPDLGRPGDLAAQLRTDASLAVVDEAILATESYVTRAHLNRIPEEIGVWRIHREGEGADGESATTDAGLEIDVIREPASLPVDEPGIEPLAAHPGRTEIEVVSPDEKARARRRLAERAYGKGWRTYGFAECESCVADATSGATLPHCDWKGRVVDAPTECGAACPGYESAAAPADESDLEAERDRRTPWRGDPDGRRRRQSGLDRFG is encoded by the coding sequence GTGTCCGAATTCGCGTTCGAACTCGAGCTCTGTGCCGCCCTCGAGTCGCGTCGGGCGGGGATCGTCGCCCGCCAGCTCGGCGCGAGCGTCGCCGATCCCGGCGGTCGGATCCTCGACGTCGTCTGCGTCGAGCCCGGCCCGGAGTTCGACGACCGCGTCGCGCTCGCGAGCGAGTCGATCCCCGACGCGGCCATCGAATCCGCCGTCGGCACCGGCCGGGCGCGCTACTGGAAGGAGACCTTCGACTGCCACGCCGAGCGCGCCCGCAGCGCCGTCGAGCGGGCGCTCGAGATCGGCTTCTTCGAGCGCGACCACGGCGCGAGCGCGGACGCGGGCCGCGACTACGTCCGGCAGGTCGCGCGCTATCCTGACTGGTACGGCCGCATCGTCGGGATCGAAAACAAGCCGGACCTCGGCCGGCCGGGCGACCTCGCAGCCCAGTTACGCACGGACGCGAGCCTCGCCGTCGTCGACGAGGCGATCCTCGCGACCGAGAGCTACGTCACGCGCGCCCACCTGAACCGCATCCCCGAGGAGATCGGCGTCTGGCGGATCCATCGCGAGGGGGAGGGGGCGGACGGCGAATCCGCGACCACCGACGCCGGCCTCGAGATCGACGTGATCCGCGAACCGGCGTCACTGCCCGTCGACGAGCCGGGAATCGAGCCCCTCGCCGCCCACCCCGGCCGAACCGAGATCGAAGTCGTCTCACCCGACGAGAAGGCCCGCGCCCGCCGCCGGCTCGCCGAACGGGCCTACGGCAAGGGCTGGCGAACGTACGGGTTTGCCGAGTGCGAGTCCTGCGTCGCGGACGCCACGAGCGGCGCGACGCTACCACACTGCGACTGGAAAGGGCGCGTCGTCGACGCCCCGACGGAGTGCGGTGCCGCGTGTCCGGGCTACGAGTCCGCCGCGGCTCCGGCGGACGAGAGCGACCTCGAGGCCGAACGCGACCGGCGGACGCCGTGGCGGGGGGACCCTGACGGGAGACGGCGACGGCAGTCCGGTCTGGATCGGTTTGGCTGA
- a CDS encoding MBL fold metallo-hydrolase yields MRVTLLGTGDTTGTPTVGCDCDTCAAARERGVERTRFSVHVENERTGESLLVDFSPDFRYQFLRDEVPLPDAAIITHIHFDHLDGLGNVFRILEDLAVYAADETDPETDKSVAETVRDDYHYLDAVTVRPTTPLESVRICGLDVTLVPVDHPPLLCYGLAIEDPETGAKLSLSGDTSYGVPEVSREVLADPDLLLADGIVPADLCEYHPLGGRHEDDDGVPRTFGTKHMTREGALALADDLNADRTRLVHVAHFYPADEAFEESLAVDGEEYVL; encoded by the coding sequence ATGCGGGTGACGCTGCTCGGTACCGGCGACACGACCGGAACGCCGACCGTCGGTTGTGACTGTGACACCTGCGCCGCGGCCCGAGAACGCGGCGTCGAGCGCACGCGCTTTTCGGTCCACGTCGAAAACGAGCGCACCGGCGAGTCGCTGCTAGTCGATTTCAGCCCCGATTTTCGCTACCAGTTCCTCCGCGACGAGGTCCCCCTACCCGACGCGGCGATCATCACGCACATCCACTTCGACCACCTCGACGGCCTCGGCAACGTCTTTCGTATCCTCGAGGACCTCGCGGTGTACGCGGCCGACGAGACCGACCCGGAGACCGACAAGAGCGTCGCCGAGACGGTCCGTGACGACTACCACTACCTCGATGCCGTCACCGTCAGACCGACGACGCCGCTCGAGTCGGTTCGGATCTGCGGGCTCGACGTGACGCTGGTACCGGTCGATCACCCGCCGCTGCTCTGTTACGGCCTCGCGATCGAGGACCCCGAGACCGGCGCGAAACTGTCGCTCTCGGGCGACACGAGCTACGGCGTGCCCGAAGTCTCCCGCGAGGTGCTCGCCGACCCCGACTTGCTGTTAGCCGACGGCATCGTCCCCGCGGACCTCTGCGAGTACCACCCCCTCGGCGGCCGCCACGAGGACGACGACGGCGTCCCCCGGACGTTCGGAACGAAACACATGACTCGAGAGGGGGCACTCGCGCTGGCCGACGACCTGAACGCCGATCGGACGCGCCTCGTACACGTCGCCCACTTCTACCCCGCCGACGAGGCGTTCGAGGAATCGCTTGCCGTCGATGGCGAGGAGTACGTGCTGTAA
- a CDS encoding ATP-binding protein, which produces MSDAALDVVEFLLTTSVYSDDRTLDENDLPPSFRRVFWTGGVDDESGGANGGTGGSNRKPAGISRPLSVTTSTAREATGVDRPWEAVSDLMFTERDEFSGTITLAQQGMAEEWYAERVDDERLLANPTLAKHFERHDDYEFAATHEEARDQNRPIQADRVWIDGLLSEYFDEEEDEEMLDLVEVRAPEEVETTLDDLVLTRDQENELDKISKAIEHREYLSDIGLREIGKLLFVGPPGTGKTSTAQALAQDMDLPFVEVKLSMITSQYLGETAKNVDKTFEVAKRLSPCILFIDEFDFVAKTRRSDEHAALKRAVNTLLKSIDNVSLIEDDVLLIGATNHPDQLDDAAWRRFDEIINFPKPDYDMRADILTVITQQMQIEEFDPHLIADVTEGLTGSDLRMVLREAVLEALTEDRTELTQEDLLNAVEEFEERDTLKNMDMMGGDHDALVAGGDLGDAASDGGEPSNARRSSSDESDAGEPSDRSHDHDHDHDHDH; this is translated from the coding sequence ATGAGTGACGCGGCGCTCGATGTCGTGGAGTTTCTGCTCACGACGAGCGTGTATTCGGATGACCGGACGCTAGACGAGAACGATCTTCCGCCGTCGTTCCGCCGGGTCTTCTGGACCGGCGGCGTCGACGACGAGAGCGGGGGCGCCAATGGGGGGACCGGCGGAAGCAACCGGAAGCCGGCCGGTATCAGTCGCCCGCTGTCTGTCACGACGAGCACCGCACGCGAGGCGACCGGCGTCGACCGGCCGTGGGAGGCCGTCTCCGACCTGATGTTCACCGAGCGCGACGAGTTCTCCGGGACGATCACCCTCGCCCAGCAAGGGATGGCCGAGGAGTGGTACGCCGAACGCGTCGACGACGAGCGCCTGCTCGCGAACCCGACGCTGGCGAAACACTTCGAGCGCCACGACGACTACGAGTTCGCCGCCACCCACGAGGAGGCCCGCGATCAAAATCGGCCGATTCAGGCCGACCGCGTCTGGATCGACGGCCTGCTCAGCGAGTACTTCGACGAGGAGGAAGACGAGGAGATGCTCGACCTCGTCGAGGTCCGTGCGCCCGAAGAGGTCGAGACGACGCTCGACGATCTGGTCCTCACCCGGGACCAGGAGAACGAACTCGACAAGATCTCGAAGGCGATCGAACACCGGGAGTATCTCTCCGATATCGGCCTGCGCGAGATCGGCAAGCTGCTGTTCGTCGGGCCGCCGGGGACCGGAAAGACCTCGACTGCACAGGCGCTGGCCCAGGACATGGACCTGCCGTTCGTCGAGGTCAAGCTCTCGATGATCACCTCGCAGTACCTCGGCGAGACGGCCAAAAACGTCGACAAAACCTTCGAGGTCGCCAAGCGACTCTCGCCGTGTATCCTCTTTATCGACGAGTTCGATTTCGTCGCCAAAACCCGGCGCAGCGACGAACACGCCGCCCTCAAGCGCGCGGTCAACACCCTGCTCAAGAGCATCGACAACGTCTCGCTCATCGAGGACGACGTCTTGCTCATCGGCGCGACGAACCACCCCGACCAACTCGACGACGCCGCCTGGCGACGCTTCGACGAGATCATCAACTTCCCCAAACCCGACTACGACATGCGGGCGGACATCCTCACGGTCATCACCCAGCAGATGCAGATCGAGGAGTTCGACCCCCACCTCATCGCCGACGTGACCGAGGGACTGACCGGCAGCGACCTCCGAATGGTGCTTCGCGAAGCCGTCCTCGAGGCGCTGACCGAGGATCGCACCGAACTCACCCAGGAAGACCTGCTCAACGCCGTCGAGGAGTTCGAGGAGCGCGACACCCTGAAGAACATGGACATGATGGGCGGCGACCACGACGCGCTCGTCGCCGGCGGCGACCTCGGTGACGCCGCCAGCGACGGTGGTGAGCCGAGCAACGCGAGGCGATCCTCGTCGGACGAGTCCGACGCCGGTGAGCCGAGCGACCGCTCGCACGATCACGATCACGACCACGACCACGATCACTGA
- a CDS encoding universal stress protein — protein MNVLLGLGGSDESVKTLRRTIERTSEVGDDLTIVVVDKPESKRSQDEMYREAVDELEDAGLDDVTVETLEGDPGSALVNYAEQGEYDQLVIGGGTLSPMGKIQLGPITEFVLLNAPTTVKLVR, from the coding sequence ATGAACGTGTTGCTGGGTCTCGGCGGCAGCGACGAGTCGGTGAAGACGCTGCGACGGACCATCGAGCGGACGAGTGAGGTCGGTGACGACCTCACCATCGTCGTCGTCGACAAGCCCGAGTCGAAACGCTCGCAAGACGAGATGTACCGGGAGGCGGTCGACGAACTCGAGGACGCCGGCCTCGACGACGTCACCGTCGAAACGCTCGAGGGCGATCCGGGAAGCGCGCTGGTCAACTACGCCGAACAGGGCGAGTACGACCAGCTCGTCATCGGCGGCGGCACCCTGAGCCCGATGGGGAAGATCCAGCTCGGGCCGATCACCGAGTTCGTCCTGTTGAACGCCCCGACGACGGTCAAACTGGTGCGATAA
- a CDS encoding GNAT family N-acetyltransferase: MAGSRQYPDEPSGPFPSPTTTVEDREGRSIEIQSPAGFTDETLEDIVTMYTEFDPTDRAQGIPPTGEARIRNWLEAIGDHSVNVVARHDGNVVAHAMLVPDTDDPSAIEHNGDIEWELAIFVLQAYQRAGIGTVLLENLLGHASEVGITHVWLTVERWNNPAIALYKRVGFESTGTESFEQEMAILLEADGDR, from the coding sequence ATGGCGGGTTCGCGCCAGTATCCCGACGAACCGTCCGGCCCCTTCCCCTCGCCGACGACGACGGTCGAGGACCGCGAGGGGCGATCGATCGAGATCCAGTCACCGGCAGGGTTCACCGATGAGACGCTCGAGGACATCGTCACGATGTACACCGAGTTCGACCCGACCGACCGGGCACAGGGGATTCCCCCGACCGGCGAAGCCCGCATCCGCAACTGGCTCGAGGCCATCGGCGACCACAGCGTCAACGTCGTCGCTCGCCACGACGGCAACGTCGTCGCGCACGCGATGTTGGTCCCCGACACCGACGATCCGTCCGCGATCGAACACAACGGAGACATCGAGTGGGAACTCGCCATCTTCGTCCTGCAGGCCTACCAGCGGGCCGGGATCGGCACGGTGTTGCTCGAGAACTTGCTGGGCCACGCGAGCGAGGTCGGCATCACCCACGTCTGGCTGACCGTCGAGCGGTGGAACAACCCGGCGATCGCCCTCTACAAGCGGGTCGGCTTCGAGTCGACCGGGACCGAGAGCTTCGAACAGGAGATGGCGATCCTGCTCGAGGCCGACGGCGACCGGTGA
- a CDS encoding universal stress protein, translating to MDASEPFTVDTVLAPVDGSDESATAVEYAVAVADRYDAAVHALFILGRGVVYGLDAGTVDEADVAENTQGFFADIGEVATEADVPLATSVDDGFSRTRKTRHPGNVVLDTADAVEADFIVLPREPVTGTEAEVLEQAAEYVLSYASQPVLSV from the coding sequence ATGGACGCCAGCGAGCCGTTTACCGTCGACACCGTTCTCGCGCCGGTCGACGGAAGCGACGAGTCAGCCACCGCCGTCGAGTACGCCGTCGCCGTCGCCGACCGCTACGACGCCGCCGTCCACGCGCTGTTCATCCTCGGACGCGGCGTCGTCTACGGACTGGACGCCGGCACCGTGGACGAAGCCGACGTCGCGGAGAACACGCAGGGCTTTTTCGCCGACATCGGCGAGGTCGCCACCGAGGCCGACGTGCCGCTGGCCACCTCCGTCGACGACGGCTTCTCGCGGACGCGGAAGACGCGCCACCCCGGGAACGTCGTCCTCGACACCGCCGACGCCGTCGAAGCCGACTTCATCGTCCTCCCGCGAGAGCCCGTCACCGGCACCGAGGCGGAGGTCTTGGAGCAGGCCGCCGAGTACGTCCTCTCCTACGCGAGCCAGCCCGTGCTGTCGGTGTGA